From the Garra rufa chromosome 17, GarRuf1.0, whole genome shotgun sequence genome, one window contains:
- the LOC141289713 gene encoding trafficking protein particle complex subunit 9-like: MTADCRVGDAVPLEVKLTNRSKSAVGPFSLTVVPFQDYQNGVQNYDLQDSVTFIGSNTFYINTVNPTENSVCVGALLFLYTGDFYLNIKFQDDSTARDLPPAWFCLPSVHIKAQEPIEAAA; encoded by the exons ATGACCGCTGACTGCAGGGTCGGAGACGCTGTGCCATTAGAGGTGAAACTGACCAACCGCAGCAAGAGCGCAGTCGGACCGTTCTCTCTGACCGTCGTCCCCTTCCAAGACTATCAGAACGGAGTCCAAAACTATGACCTGCAGGACTCAGTCACTTTCATCGGCTCCAACACCTTCTACATCAACACG GTGAACCCTACAGAGAACTCGGTGTGTGTGGGAGCCCTGCTCTTCTTATACACCGGTGATTTCTATCTGAACATCAAGTTCCAAGATGACAGCACGGCCCGCGACCTGCCGCCCGCCTGGTTCTGTCTGCCCAGCGTTCACATCAAAGCCCAGGAGCCCATCGAAGCGGCCGCCTGA